In the Borrelia turicatae 91E135 genome, one interval contains:
- the crr gene encoding PTS glucose transporter subunit IIA — translation MGFLGFFKKSATLDLIAPVSGKVVSIDKVPDEAFAEKIVGDGIAIMPTGSELVAPCDGNIGKIFKTNHAFSLETKEGVEIFVHFGINTLNLNGKGFTRVAEEGMSVKQGDVIIRLDLEYLKAHAESVVTPVVIANSDEVSSIEYVFGKLDDGSEYIVPSSTTLTEDIKTKISQTNPVEAGKDLVLRVKK, via the coding sequence ATGGGTTTTTTGGGTTTTTTTAAAAAGTCCGCTACTTTGGATTTAATAGCGCCTGTTAGTGGAAAAGTTGTTTCAATTGATAAAGTGCCAGATGAAGCTTTTGCTGAGAAGATAGTTGGCGACGGAATTGCAATTATGCCAACTGGAAGTGAGTTGGTTGCACCTTGTGATGGAAATATTGGTAAAATTTTCAAAACTAATCATGCTTTTAGCCTTGAAACTAAAGAGGGTGTTGAAATTTTTGTGCATTTTGGTATTAATACTCTTAATTTGAATGGTAAGGGTTTTACAAGAGTTGCCGAGGAGGGTATGAGCGTCAAACAAGGTGATGTTATTATTAGATTGGACCTTGAGTATTTAAAGGCTCATGCAGAGTCAGTAGTTACGCCTGTTGTTATTGCAAATTCTGATGAAGTTTCAAGCATTGAGTATGTGTTTGGAAAGCTTGATGATGGTTCTGAATATATTGTACCTTCTTCTACTACTTTAACTGAGGACATTAAAACTAAGATATCTCAGACTAATCCTGTTGAGGCAGGCAAAGATTTGGTTCTTAGAGTTAAAAAGTAA
- the htpG gene encoding molecular chaperone HtpG → MKKQFDTEVNDLLYLIIHSLYSHKEIFLRELISNASDAIDKLKFLNLTNEKFKDIKLDPKIEISFDEKLIKIKDNGIGMNREDLINHLGTIAKSGTKEFIKNLKKDEKNTASLIGQFGVGFYSAFIVANKVELVTKKALEDTAYLWSSDGKTGYEINKAEKDEYGTEITLYLNEEGIEYTNKWKIQEIIKKYSNHISYPIFIKYKEPLMKDGKQEGFEEKEDKLNDTTAIWIKNKNEITDEEYNEFYKNLTFDYENPLIHIHTKAEGSIEYTNLFYVPSKAPYDLYYPNTKPGVKLFINRIFITDSADSLLPNYLRFIKGIIDCQDLPLNVSREILQQNKILAKIKASSVKKILSELEKLSESDNSKFNEFSKEFGRCLKEGVYSDFDNRSKLISLIRFKSSHVDGLVSLREYKERMPEEQKSIYYITGGKENILKINPIVTAYKEKGYETLIMDDELDEAILNFITEYDGIKLKAINKNETSDELKDENFKQMEEEFKDILLKVKTILKNHVKDVSLSATLTQEPSAIIIDSADPTYQMQRIMISMGQEVKEIKPILELNPNNKIIQNLKNLDDINLEKISIILFEEAMITSGLQSKNPRQFINIINEMLEQNI, encoded by the coding sequence ATGAAAAAACAATTTGATACAGAGGTTAATGATTTACTTTATTTAATCATACATTCTCTTTATTCTCATAAAGAAATATTTTTACGAGAATTAATATCAAATGCCTCTGATGCCATTGATAAGCTTAAATTTTTAAACTTAACAAACGAAAAATTCAAGGATATCAAACTAGATCCAAAAATAGAAATAAGCTTTGACGAAAAACTCATTAAAATAAAAGACAATGGTATTGGGATGAACAGAGAAGACCTGATTAATCATCTTGGTACAATTGCAAAATCAGGAACTAAAGAATTTATAAAAAACCTAAAAAAAGATGAGAAAAATACAGCAAGCTTAATTGGGCAGTTTGGAGTTGGATTTTACAGTGCTTTTATTGTCGCAAACAAAGTTGAACTTGTAACAAAAAAAGCATTGGAAGATACTGCCTATCTCTGGTCTAGTGACGGCAAAACAGGATATGAAATAAATAAGGCAGAAAAAGATGAATATGGAACTGAAATAACCCTTTATCTTAACGAAGAAGGAATTGAGTATACCAACAAATGGAAAATCCAAGAGATTATCAAAAAATATTCAAATCACATAAGTTATCCTATCTTCATCAAGTACAAAGAACCCTTGATGAAGGATGGTAAACAAGAAGGATTTGAAGAAAAGGAAGATAAATTAAATGATACAACAGCAATTTGGATAAAAAATAAAAATGAAATCACTGATGAAGAATACAATGAATTTTATAAAAATCTAACCTTTGATTATGAAAATCCATTAATTCATATTCATACAAAAGCAGAAGGAAGTATTGAGTATACAAATCTTTTTTATGTTCCAAGCAAAGCTCCCTATGATCTGTACTACCCAAACACTAAACCTGGTGTAAAATTATTCATAAATAGAATTTTTATCACAGATTCTGCAGACAGCTTACTTCCAAATTACTTAAGATTCATAAAGGGAATAATAGATTGTCAAGACTTGCCCCTCAATGTAAGTAGAGAAATTTTGCAGCAAAACAAAATATTAGCCAAAATAAAGGCATCTTCTGTAAAGAAGATACTTAGTGAACTTGAAAAGCTAAGTGAGTCAGATAATTCTAAATTCAATGAATTTTCCAAAGAATTTGGAAGATGTTTAAAAGAAGGGGTTTATTCTGACTTTGATAACAGAAGCAAACTTATATCCTTAATTAGATTTAAGTCTTCTCACGTAGATGGACTTGTATCTTTAAGAGAATACAAAGAGAGAATGCCTGAGGAACAAAAAAGCATATACTATATAACCGGAGGGAAAGAAAATATACTTAAAATCAATCCAATTGTAACTGCTTACAAAGAAAAAGGATATGAAACTCTCATTATGGATGATGAACTTGATGAGGCAATTTTAAATTTCATCACAGAATATGATGGCATAAAATTAAAAGCAATAAACAAAAACGAAACAAGTGACGAACTAAAAGATGAAAATTTCAAACAAATGGAAGAAGAATTCAAAGACATCCTACTTAAAGTAAAAACAATACTTAAAAATCATGTCAAAGATGTATCACTATCAGCAACGTTAACACAAGAACCATCAGCAATAATAATTGATAGTGCTGACCCCACTTATCAAATGCAAAGAATTATGATATCAATGGGACAAGAGGTTAAAGAAATAAAACCTATTCTTGAACTCAATCCAAACAATAAAATCATTCAAAATTTAAAAAATCTAGATGATATAAACTTGGAAAAAATAAGCATTATTCTTTTTGAAGAAGCAATGATAACTTCCGGTCTACAAAGCAAAAACCCACGTCAATTTATAAACATAATAAATGAAATGTTAGAACAAAACATATAA